From Cellulosimicrobium sp. ES-005, one genomic window encodes:
- a CDS encoding FKBP-type peptidyl-prolyl cis-trans isomerase, whose translation MALVASLALAACTEPEDATPTPLNTDLTVVGSSGAPPELQYRAPLDVPEASSEVVWPGAGAELVDGGPLLLNLYAQDVSDGTVLQNTYTDAPRWRTLTDESVGRDLRDLLRGQRVGARLLRLEEDDGVPVALVVDVLPTRASGEAVAPVEGLPTVTLAEDGAPSVAIPPDSAAPGGLVVQPLIRGDGRQVEVGQVVTVRYTGVRWSDGGVFDTTWTDDTAPLSIMIGIGEVIEGWEQGLLEQSVGSQVLLVVPPDLAYGETANPLAGETLVYVVDILDAQFPVTAEEAAEGGTDGAGTDTTGDAPADQGESS comes from the coding sequence GTGGCGCTCGTCGCGTCGCTCGCCCTCGCCGCCTGCACGGAGCCCGAGGACGCGACGCCGACCCCGTTGAACACCGACCTCACGGTCGTCGGGTCCTCCGGCGCGCCCCCGGAGCTGCAGTACCGCGCCCCGCTCGACGTGCCGGAGGCGTCGTCGGAGGTGGTGTGGCCGGGCGCCGGCGCCGAGCTCGTCGACGGCGGTCCGCTCCTGCTCAACCTGTACGCGCAGGACGTCAGCGACGGGACGGTGCTCCAGAACACCTACACCGACGCGCCGCGCTGGCGCACGCTGACCGACGAGTCGGTCGGGCGGGACCTGCGCGACCTGCTGCGCGGCCAGCGGGTGGGCGCGCGCCTCCTGCGGCTCGAGGAGGACGACGGCGTCCCCGTCGCGCTGGTCGTGGACGTGCTCCCGACCCGGGCGTCGGGCGAGGCGGTCGCGCCGGTCGAGGGCCTGCCGACCGTCACGCTCGCCGAGGACGGCGCGCCGAGCGTCGCGATCCCGCCCGACTCGGCCGCGCCGGGCGGGCTCGTCGTGCAGCCGCTGATCCGCGGCGACGGCCGCCAGGTCGAGGTCGGCCAGGTCGTCACGGTCCGCTACACGGGCGTGCGCTGGTCCGACGGCGGGGTCTTCGACACGACCTGGACCGACGACACCGCGCCCCTGTCGATCATGATCGGGATCGGCGAGGTGATCGAGGGGTGGGAGCAGGGCCTCCTGGAGCAGTCCGTGGGGAGCCAGGTGCTGCTCGTCGTGCCGCCGGACCTCGCCTACGGCGAGACGGCCAACCCGCTCGCGGGCGAGACGCTCGTCTACGTCGTGGACATCCTCGACGCCCAGTTCCCGGTGACCGCCGAGGAAGCCGCCGAGGGCGGCACCGACGGCGCCGGTACCGACACGACCGGCGACGCGCCGGCCGACCAAGGAGAGTCCTCATGA
- the prcB gene encoding proteasome subunit beta produces the protein MSTDQPGRLPDAFTTPGSSSFLDFLSGHAPDLLPSRRAAGHASGGAAPDAPHATTIVALTFGAEGVAGGVVMAGDRRATMGSMIANREIEKVFPADEFSAVGIAGTAGIAVELVRLFQLELEHYEKIEGTLLSLDGKANRLSTMIRQNLGLAMQGLAVVPLFAGFDLDRATGRIFSYDVTGGRYEERAYHSVGSGSVFARSSLKKLWRTELDRDASVRVAVEALYDAADDDSATGGPDPVRRIWPVVAVVTRDGYERVPDDELAAVVEQIVAERSGTGVPRRGPAATNAESVPHDQPDDLSQGPASGGDAE, from the coding sequence ATGAGCACGGACCAGCCAGGGCGTCTGCCCGACGCCTTCACGACCCCCGGGTCGTCGTCCTTCCTGGACTTCCTGTCCGGGCACGCCCCCGACCTGCTGCCGTCGCGTCGCGCCGCCGGGCACGCGTCCGGGGGCGCGGCGCCCGACGCGCCGCACGCGACGACGATCGTGGCGCTCACGTTCGGCGCGGAGGGCGTCGCGGGCGGCGTCGTGATGGCGGGCGACCGTCGCGCGACGATGGGTTCGATGATCGCGAACCGTGAGATCGAGAAGGTCTTCCCCGCGGACGAGTTCTCGGCGGTCGGGATCGCGGGGACGGCGGGCATCGCGGTCGAGCTCGTGCGCCTGTTCCAGCTCGAGCTCGAGCACTACGAGAAGATCGAGGGCACCCTGCTCTCGCTGGACGGCAAGGCGAACCGGCTGTCCACGATGATCCGGCAGAACCTCGGCCTCGCGATGCAGGGCCTCGCCGTGGTCCCGCTGTTCGCCGGGTTCGACCTCGACCGGGCCACGGGCCGCATCTTCTCCTACGACGTGACCGGCGGCCGGTACGAGGAGCGCGCCTACCACTCGGTGGGCTCCGGTTCGGTGTTCGCGCGGAGCTCGCTGAAGAAGCTCTGGCGCACCGAGCTCGACCGGGACGCGTCCGTGCGCGTGGCGGTCGAGGCCCTGTACGACGCGGCGGACGACGACTCCGCCACGGGCGGTCCCGACCCGGTGCGCCGGATCTGGCCCGTCGTCGCGGTCGTGACCCGGGACGGCTACGAGCGCGTCCCGGACGACGAGCTCGCCGCCGTCGTCGAGCAGATCGTGGCCGAGCGGTCGGGCACGGGCGTGCCGCGCCGCGGCCCCGCGGCGACGAACGCCGAGTCCGTCCCGCACGACCAGCCGGACGACCTGTCGCAGGGCCCCGCGTCGGGAGGTGACGCCGAGTGA
- the pafA gene encoding Pup--protein ligase — protein MDRRIFGLETEYGVTCASDDGRGLSADEVARYLFRKVVAWGRSSNVFLRNGSRLYLDVGSHPEYATAECDDVHQLVAYDRGGERILEGLVADAQQRLEHEGLPGRIHLFKNNTDSAGNSYGCHENYLVRRQGDFSRLSDVLVPFLITRQVLTGAGKVLTTPRGAVYCLSQRADHIWEAVSSATTRSRPIINTRDEPHADAESYRRLHVIVGDSSMAETTTMLKVGTTDLILRMVEAGVPMRDLALENPIRSIREISHDMTGKQPVQLASGRTVTAIDLQGEYLQRVKEFVEQDVSPTPVVKQVLDLWERGLRALETGDLSLVDRELDWVIKYRLIQRYQAKHGLELDDPRIARLDLAYHDISRTEGLYNLLAARGMVERVTTDLEVFESTAVPPQTTRAKLRGDFVRAAQEARRDYTVDWVHLKLNDQAQRTVLCKDPFRNVDERVERLIESM, from the coding sequence ATGGACCGCAGGATCTTCGGGCTGGAGACGGAGTACGGCGTGACGTGCGCGTCCGACGACGGCCGCGGGCTGTCGGCGGACGAGGTGGCGCGCTACCTGTTCCGCAAGGTGGTGGCGTGGGGCCGGTCGTCGAACGTCTTCCTGCGCAACGGGTCGCGCCTGTACCTCGACGTCGGCTCGCACCCCGAGTACGCGACGGCGGAGTGCGACGACGTGCACCAGCTCGTCGCGTACGACCGCGGCGGGGAGCGGATCCTGGAGGGTCTCGTCGCGGACGCGCAGCAGCGCCTCGAGCACGAGGGCCTGCCCGGCCGCATCCACCTGTTCAAGAACAACACCGACTCGGCGGGGAACTCGTACGGGTGCCACGAGAACTACCTCGTGCGGCGCCAGGGCGACTTCTCGCGCCTGTCGGACGTGCTCGTCCCGTTCCTCATCACCCGCCAGGTGCTCACGGGCGCGGGCAAGGTCCTCACGACGCCGCGCGGCGCGGTGTACTGCCTGTCGCAGCGCGCCGACCACATCTGGGAGGCGGTCTCCAGCGCGACGACCCGGTCCCGCCCGATCATCAACACGCGCGACGAGCCGCACGCCGACGCCGAGAGCTACCGGCGGCTGCACGTCATCGTCGGCGACTCGTCTATGGCGGAGACGACGACGATGCTCAAGGTCGGCACGACCGACCTCATCCTGCGCATGGTCGAGGCGGGCGTGCCCATGCGCGACCTCGCGCTCGAGAACCCGATCCGGTCGATCCGCGAGATCAGCCACGACATGACCGGCAAGCAGCCGGTCCAGCTCGCGAGCGGACGGACCGTCACCGCGATCGACCTGCAGGGCGAGTACCTGCAGCGGGTGAAGGAGTTCGTCGAGCAGGACGTCTCGCCCACGCCGGTCGTCAAGCAGGTCCTCGACCTGTGGGAGCGAGGGCTGCGCGCCCTGGAGACGGGCGACCTCTCGCTGGTCGACCGCGAGCTCGACTGGGTCATCAAGTACCGGCTGATCCAGCGGTACCAGGCCAAGCACGGGCTCGAGCTCGACGACCCGCGGATCGCGCGCCTGGACCTCGCGTACCACGACATCTCGCGGACCGAGGGGCTGTACAACCTCCTGGCCGCGCGCGGGATGGTCGAGCGCGTCACGACGGACCTCGAGGTCTTCGAGTCGACGGCGGTCCCGCCGCAGACGACGCGCGCCAAGCTGCGCGGCGACTTCGTACGCGCCGCTCAGGAGGCACGCCGGGACTACACGGTCGACTGGGTGCACCTCAAGCTCAACGACCAGGCGCAGCGCACGGTCCTGTGCAAGGACCCGTTCCGGAACGTCGACGAGCGCGTGGAGCGCCTCATCGAGTCGATGTGA
- a CDS encoding ABC transporter ATP-binding protein, producing the protein MSRSTTTERSDTAATASAPDGAPGRPGDARIASASSLGVLATLRRGVQVSPQILDGIWVTLGLAVAAALGRVVVPVTVQQTVDTGVLADGGPDTTRVAVLVGVAAVVIVLAGLCSAFVNVRLFRSTEAGLAGLRVRAFRHVHDLSVLTQNTERRGSLVSRVTSDVDTISLFVQWGGIMLLVSVLQIGVATVLMAVYSWQLTLVVWACFVPLFLVLRPAQARVNDAYTQVRARVGGMLGAISESIVGAETIRAYGAGARTARRIDAAVDATRRAMVRAQKLVAVVFSSGVLVANLVLAVVVVVGSYLGVAGDVSVGQLLAFLFLVQLFTGPVQMATEILNELQNAVAGWRRVLAVLETPVEVVDRGADGERSPRGPAHVRLEGVRFAYPDGPEVLHGVDLDLPARASVAVVGATGSGKTTIAKLVTRLMDPTAGRVLLDGTDLRDLAVESLRERVVLVPQEGFLFDGTLADNVAYGLRGDAEREPDAARRARIEAAVERLGLTDWVADLPDGLDSPVGQRGESLSAGERQLVALVRAYLAEADLLVLDEATSAVDPATEVRIARALASLTAGRSTLTIAHRLSTAEAADLVVVVDAGHVVEVGNHDDLARAGGVYARMHDAWVSQTR; encoded by the coding sequence ATGAGCCGGTCGACCACCACGGAGCGCTCCGACACCGCGGCCACGGCATCCGCGCCCGACGGCGCGCCGGGCCGCCCGGGCGACGCCCGCATCGCCTCGGCGAGCTCGCTCGGCGTCCTCGCCACGCTGCGCCGCGGCGTCCAGGTCTCGCCGCAGATCCTCGACGGCATCTGGGTCACGCTCGGCCTCGCGGTCGCGGCCGCGCTGGGCCGCGTCGTGGTCCCCGTGACCGTCCAGCAGACGGTCGACACCGGCGTGCTCGCCGACGGCGGTCCGGACACGACGCGCGTGGCCGTGCTCGTCGGCGTCGCCGCGGTCGTCATCGTCCTCGCGGGCCTCTGCTCGGCCTTCGTCAACGTCCGGCTGTTCCGGTCGACGGAGGCGGGGCTCGCCGGCCTGCGCGTGCGCGCGTTCCGGCACGTGCACGACCTGTCCGTCCTCACGCAGAACACGGAACGGCGCGGCTCGCTCGTCTCGCGCGTGACGAGCGACGTCGACACCATCTCGCTGTTCGTGCAGTGGGGCGGCATCATGCTGCTCGTCTCGGTGCTGCAGATCGGCGTCGCGACGGTCCTCATGGCCGTGTACTCGTGGCAGCTCACCCTCGTCGTCTGGGCGTGCTTCGTCCCGCTGTTCCTGGTCCTGCGCCCCGCGCAGGCCCGCGTCAACGACGCCTACACGCAGGTGCGTGCGCGCGTCGGCGGCATGCTCGGGGCCATCTCCGAGTCGATCGTGGGCGCCGAGACGATCCGCGCGTACGGGGCGGGCGCGCGCACCGCGCGCCGCATCGACGCCGCCGTGGACGCGACCCGGCGAGCGATGGTCCGGGCGCAGAAGCTCGTCGCCGTCGTCTTCTCGAGCGGCGTGCTCGTCGCGAACCTCGTGCTGGCCGTGGTCGTCGTGGTCGGCTCGTACCTCGGCGTGGCCGGCGACGTCTCGGTCGGGCAGCTCCTCGCGTTCCTCTTCCTCGTCCAGCTCTTCACGGGCCCGGTGCAGATGGCGACCGAGATCCTCAACGAGCTCCAGAACGCGGTCGCCGGGTGGCGCCGCGTGCTCGCGGTGCTGGAGACGCCGGTCGAGGTCGTCGACCGGGGCGCCGACGGCGAGCGCAGCCCGCGCGGGCCCGCCCACGTGCGGCTCGAGGGCGTCCGGTTCGCCTACCCGGACGGGCCCGAGGTGCTGCACGGCGTCGACCTCGATCTCCCGGCCCGGGCCTCGGTCGCCGTCGTCGGGGCCACCGGGTCCGGCAAGACGACGATCGCCAAGCTCGTCACCCGGCTCATGGACCCGACCGCGGGGCGCGTGCTGCTCGACGGCACCGACCTGCGCGACCTCGCCGTCGAGTCCCTGCGCGAGCGCGTCGTGCTCGTGCCGCAGGAGGGCTTCCTCTTCGACGGCACGCTCGCCGACAACGTCGCCTACGGGCTGCGCGGCGACGCCGAGCGGGAGCCCGACGCCGCACGCCGCGCCCGGATCGAGGCGGCCGTCGAACGGCTCGGGCTCACCGACTGGGTCGCGGACCTGCCCGACGGGCTCGACTCCCCGGTCGGCCAGCGGGGCGAGTCGCTCTCCGCCGGGGAGCGGCAGCTCGTCGCCCTGGTGCGCGCCTACCTCGCCGAGGCCGACCTGCTCGTCCTCGACGAGGCGACGTCCGCCGTCGACCCCGCGACCGAGGTCCGCATCGCCCGCGCCCTCGCCTCGCTCACCGCCGGCCGCTCGACGCTGACCATCGCGCACCGCCTCTCCACCGCCGAGGCGGCGGACCTCGTGGTCGTGGTGGACGCGGGCCACGTCGTCGAGGTCGGCAACCACGACGACCTCGCCCGAGCGGGCGGCGTGTACGCCCGCATGCACGACGCCTGGGTCTCCCAGACCCGCTGA
- the dop gene encoding depupylase/deamidase Dop encodes MGIETEYGVLQPGKPMANPMLLSSQVVTTYRALAARSDGARGRARWDYDDEDPLQDARGFHVPRASAHPSLLTDDPTRPAPSGPVAEPAGGGAAEGSLQEVARPTTEEYDDPSAANVILTNGARLYVDHAHPEYSSPEVTVPHDVVCWDVAGERVMLAASRELDQVPGGSVVLYKNNVDGKGASYGTHENFLVDRDVPFGVLVEMLTPFLVTRQVFAGSGRVGLGPAGEEHGFQISQRADYVEAEVGLETTLRRPIVNTRDEPHADRQRWRRLHLIIGDANMLETATYLKTGTTSLVLFVVEHLEELGPQVRSRLAGLRLADPVADVQRVSRDLDLTRRLTLADGRELTALEVQREYLDVATQAAELLAGTDGVDAPTRDVLARWASVLERLRTDRAACARDVEWVAKLRLLDRLRERDGIDWGHPRLAAMDLQWSDVRPERGIYHRLLAAGAVDRVVTEREVGAAVHHAPEDTRAYFRGEVMARYGDQVSAASWDSVIFDVQGAPSLQRVPMMDPLRGTRAHIGALLDASPDAAALLAGLAGPS; translated from the coding sequence ATGGGGATCGAGACCGAGTACGGCGTCCTGCAGCCGGGGAAGCCGATGGCGAACCCGATGCTCCTGTCGAGCCAGGTCGTCACGACCTACCGGGCGCTCGCCGCGCGGAGCGACGGCGCCCGCGGCCGGGCCCGGTGGGACTACGACGACGAGGACCCGCTGCAGGACGCACGGGGGTTCCACGTGCCGCGCGCGTCGGCGCACCCGTCGCTGCTCACCGACGACCCGACCCGGCCCGCGCCCTCGGGGCCCGTGGCGGAGCCCGCCGGGGGCGGGGCGGCCGAGGGCTCGCTCCAGGAGGTCGCACGGCCGACGACGGAGGAGTACGACGACCCGAGCGCCGCGAACGTCATCCTCACGAACGGTGCCCGGCTGTACGTCGACCACGCGCACCCGGAGTACTCCTCGCCCGAGGTCACGGTGCCGCACGACGTCGTGTGCTGGGACGTGGCGGGGGAGCGCGTCATGCTCGCGGCGTCGCGCGAGCTGGACCAGGTGCCCGGCGGGTCCGTCGTGCTCTACAAGAACAACGTCGACGGCAAGGGTGCGAGCTACGGCACGCACGAGAACTTCCTCGTGGACCGCGACGTCCCGTTCGGGGTGCTCGTGGAGATGCTCACGCCGTTCCTCGTGACCCGGCAGGTGTTCGCCGGCTCGGGGCGCGTCGGCCTCGGCCCCGCGGGCGAGGAGCACGGGTTCCAGATCTCCCAGCGCGCGGACTACGTCGAGGCGGAGGTCGGGCTGGAGACGACGCTGCGCCGCCCGATCGTCAACACGCGCGACGAGCCGCACGCCGACCGGCAGCGCTGGCGCCGGCTGCACCTCATCATCGGCGACGCGAACATGCTCGAGACCGCGACCTACCTCAAGACGGGGACGACGTCGCTCGTGCTGTTCGTCGTCGAGCACCTGGAGGAGCTGGGGCCGCAGGTGCGGTCGCGGCTCGCGGGCCTGCGGCTGGCGGACCCGGTGGCCGACGTGCAGCGGGTCAGCCGCGACCTGGACCTCACGCGTCGGCTCACCCTCGCCGACGGGCGCGAGCTGACGGCGCTGGAGGTCCAGCGCGAGTACCTCGACGTGGCGACGCAGGCGGCGGAGCTGCTCGCCGGCACCGACGGCGTCGACGCGCCCACGCGCGACGTGCTCGCGCGATGGGCCTCCGTGCTCGAGCGCCTGAGGACGGACCGCGCCGCGTGCGCGCGCGACGTCGAGTGGGTCGCCAAGCTGCGGCTCCTCGACCGGCTGCGGGAACGCGACGGGATCGACTGGGGCCACCCGCGGCTCGCGGCGATGGACCTCCAGTGGTCGGACGTGCGCCCGGAGCGCGGCATCTACCACCGGCTCCTCGCGGCGGGCGCGGTCGACCGGGTCGTCACCGAGCGCGAGGTCGGCGCCGCCGTGCACCACGCCCCGGAGGACACGCGCGCGTACTTCCGCGGCGAGGTGATGGCCCGCTACGGCGACCAGGTCTCGGCCGCGAGCTGGGACTCGGTGATCTTCGACGTCCAGGGGGCACCGTCGCTCCAGCGGGTCCCGATGATGGACCCGCTGCGAGGGACGCGCGCGCACATCGGCGCGCTGCTCGACGCGAGCCCGGACGCGGCGGCGCTCCTGGCGGGTCTGGCAGGCCCGTCGTGA
- the prcA gene encoding proteasome subunit alpha: MNMPFYVSPEQLMKDRADFARKGIARGRSVVVLAYEDGIAFATENPSRALHKISEIYDRIAFAAVGKYNEFENLRVAGVRYADLRGYSYDRTDVNARGLANAYAQTLGTVFTTESKPLEVELVVAEVGRTAAQDQLYRISYDGSVADEQGVVVMGGQADQLGRVLQDAWQPGLGLAEVLRLAVRALGSGGDGEEVRTIPAAQLEVAVLDRTRPRRAFRRLSGQALEDLLADDATDTGAATDEG; encoded by the coding sequence GTGAACATGCCCTTCTACGTCTCGCCCGAGCAGCTCATGAAGGACCGGGCGGACTTCGCGCGCAAGGGCATCGCGCGCGGCCGGTCCGTCGTGGTCCTCGCCTACGAGGACGGGATCGCGTTCGCCACGGAGAACCCGTCGCGCGCGCTGCACAAGATCTCGGAGATCTACGACCGCATCGCGTTCGCCGCGGTGGGCAAGTACAACGAGTTCGAGAACCTGCGGGTCGCGGGGGTGCGCTACGCGGACCTGCGCGGCTACTCGTACGACCGCACCGACGTCAACGCCCGCGGTCTCGCGAACGCCTACGCCCAGACCCTGGGCACGGTGTTCACCACGGAGTCCAAGCCGCTCGAGGTCGAGCTCGTCGTCGCGGAGGTCGGCCGCACCGCGGCGCAGGACCAGCTCTACCGGATCTCCTACGACGGGTCGGTCGCGGACGAGCAGGGCGTCGTCGTCATGGGCGGGCAGGCCGACCAGCTCGGCCGCGTGCTCCAGGACGCGTGGCAGCCGGGTCTGGGGCTGGCCGAGGTCCTGCGCCTCGCCGTGCGCGCGCTCGGGTCGGGCGGCGACGGCGAGGAGGTGCGGACCATCCCGGCCGCCCAGCTCGAGGTGGCCGTCCTGGACCGCACGCGCCCGCGACGCGCCTTCCGGCGGCTGTCCGGGCAGGCCCTCGAGGACCTGCTCGCGGACGACGCGACCGACACCGGTGCCGCGACGGACGAGGGGTAG
- a CDS encoding ubiquitin-like protein Pup, with protein sequence MAGTERTHASHEDRRPDDEPEGPEVPVAPQAQSRDAEVDALLEEIDEVLETNAESFVRGFVQKGGE encoded by the coding sequence ATGGCGGGTACCGAACGCACCCACGCGTCGCACGAGGACCGGCGTCCCGACGACGAGCCCGAGGGCCCCGAGGTCCCGGTCGCGCCGCAGGCGCAGTCGCGCGACGCGGAGGTCGACGCGCTCCTCGAGGAGATCGACGAGGTGCTGGAGACGAACGCGGAGTCCTTCGTCCGGGGCTTCGTCCAGAAGGGCGGCGAGTAG
- a CDS encoding ABC transporter ATP-binding protein: MGRGIRDEPRTYALAIGSSALFGALTVAVSSAIGTATDEVVVPAIAGDEAARGRIWVAGLVLAGIAVSLAASVAARRIFAGNGYAALQARHRTAVTRQYLRLPMSWHRSHPAGQLLSNANSDVEAATGVFNPLPFALGVVVMIGVAAVMLFRVDVWLACAALIVIPLAIAVNIVFQRYMSPAITRAQQLRAEVSDVAHESFEAALLVTSLGTADREERRFAERTDELRAANVRVGVVRAFFDPVIELLPSLGTLLVLAVGTVRLTSGGVAAGDIVTAAYLLTIMAVPVRAFGWVLGELPRALVGYERISRVVDAGGVLRPGTGGLPGGGSGLGVRLEGVGVDVRAGGRAITLLDGIDLEVDPGTTVAVVGPTGAGKTTLVSLLARLSDPTRGRVLLDATDVRDVREADLTSQVALVAQQAFVFEDSVRANVTLADDGDAGPDDDQVWEALRLARVDDVVARLPEGLDAPLGERGANLSGGQRQRLAIARALVRRPRLLVLDDATSAVDPRVEQQILAGLAREGADRPTVVMVAYRMSSVALADVVVHVESGRVVDVGTHDELLARDRGYRELATAYAREAERREQERADATDDTARTAAEDGEETRGGDLARREEIEEDDVVQHVETGALEE; this comes from the coding sequence ATGGGCCGCGGCATCCGCGACGAGCCGCGCACCTACGCCCTCGCGATCGGGTCGTCCGCGCTCTTCGGCGCGCTCACCGTCGCCGTGAGCAGCGCGATCGGCACCGCGACCGACGAGGTCGTCGTCCCCGCGATCGCGGGCGACGAGGCCGCGCGCGGCCGCATCTGGGTCGCGGGCCTCGTCCTCGCCGGCATCGCGGTCTCCCTCGCGGCGAGCGTGGCCGCGCGCCGCATCTTCGCGGGCAACGGGTACGCCGCGCTCCAGGCGCGGCACCGCACCGCGGTGACGCGCCAGTACCTGCGCCTGCCCATGTCGTGGCACCGCTCGCACCCCGCCGGGCAGCTCCTGTCCAACGCGAACTCCGACGTCGAGGCGGCGACGGGCGTGTTCAACCCGCTCCCGTTCGCGCTCGGTGTCGTCGTCATGATCGGCGTCGCCGCCGTGATGCTGTTCCGCGTGGACGTGTGGCTCGCGTGCGCGGCACTGATCGTCATCCCGCTCGCGATCGCCGTGAACATCGTCTTCCAGCGCTACATGTCGCCCGCGATCACGCGCGCTCAGCAGCTCCGGGCCGAGGTCTCGGACGTCGCGCACGAGAGCTTCGAGGCGGCGCTGCTCGTCACGTCGCTCGGGACCGCGGACCGCGAGGAGCGGCGCTTCGCCGAGCGCACCGACGAGCTGCGCGCCGCGAACGTGCGCGTCGGCGTCGTCCGGGCGTTCTTCGACCCGGTCATCGAGCTGCTGCCGTCGCTCGGCACGCTCCTCGTCCTGGCCGTCGGGACCGTCCGGCTCACCTCGGGCGGCGTCGCGGCGGGCGACATCGTCACCGCCGCCTACCTCCTCACGATCATGGCCGTCCCCGTCCGGGCGTTCGGGTGGGTGCTCGGTGAGCTCCCGCGCGCCCTCGTCGGGTACGAGCGCATCAGCCGCGTCGTCGACGCGGGCGGCGTGCTGCGACCCGGGACCGGCGGGCTCCCCGGCGGGGGCTCCGGGCTGGGCGTCCGCCTCGAGGGCGTCGGCGTGGACGTCCGCGCGGGCGGCCGAGCGATCACGCTGCTCGACGGGATCGACCTCGAGGTCGACCCCGGGACGACGGTCGCGGTCGTCGGCCCGACGGGTGCGGGCAAGACGACGCTCGTGTCGCTGCTCGCCCGCCTCTCCGACCCCACGCGCGGCCGGGTGCTGCTCGACGCCACGGACGTGCGGGACGTGCGCGAGGCCGACCTGACGTCCCAGGTCGCCCTCGTGGCCCAGCAGGCCTTCGTCTTCGAGGACTCCGTGCGGGCGAACGTCACGCTCGCCGACGACGGCGACGCGGGCCCGGACGACGACCAGGTCTGGGAGGCGCTGCGCCTGGCGCGCGTCGACGACGTCGTCGCGCGACTGCCGGAGGGCCTCGACGCGCCGCTGGGGGAGCGCGGGGCGAACCTGTCCGGCGGCCAGCGCCAGCGGCTCGCCATCGCACGCGCCCTCGTGCGTCGCCCGCGCCTGCTCGTCCTCGACGACGCGACGTCCGCGGTCGACCCGCGGGTCGAGCAGCAGATCCTCGCGGGCCTCGCCCGCGAGGGGGCCGACCGCCCGACCGTCGTCATGGTGGCCTACCGCATGTCGAGCGTCGCGCTCGCGGACGTCGTCGTGCACGTCGAGTCCGGCCGCGTGGTCGACGTCGGGACGCACGACGAGCTCCTCGCGCGCGACCGGGGCTACCGCGAGCTCGCGACGGCCTACGCCCGCGAGGCGGAGCGGCGCGAGCAGGAGCGCGCGGACGCCACCGACGACACCGCGCGGACGGCGGCCGAGGACGGCGAGGAGACACGCGGGGGCGACCTCGCGCGCCGGGAGGAGATCGAGGAGGACGACGTCGTGCAGCACGTCGAGACGGGGGCGCTGGAGGAATGA
- the hisF gene encoding imidazole glycerol phosphate synthase subunit HisF, with product MTVAIRVIPCLDVDAGRVVKGVNFENLRDAGDPVELASRYDAEGADELTFLDVSASSGNRETTYDVVRRTAEQVFVPLTVGGGVRSAEDVDRLLRAGADKVGVNTAAIARPELIAEIADRFGSQVLVLSVDARRTTGDVRTDSGYEVTTHGGRRGTGIDAVEWAARAAGLGAGEILLNSMDADGTTAGFDLEMLAAVRSEVRVPLVASGGAGTPEHFVAAARAGADAVLAASVFHFGALTVAQVKDAMRAQGVEVR from the coding sequence ATGACCGTCGCGATCCGCGTGATCCCGTGCCTCGACGTCGACGCGGGGCGCGTCGTCAAGGGCGTCAACTTCGAGAACCTGCGCGACGCGGGCGACCCCGTGGAGCTCGCCTCGCGGTACGACGCCGAGGGCGCGGACGAGCTGACGTTCCTCGACGTCTCGGCGTCGTCGGGGAACCGCGAGACGACGTACGACGTCGTGCGGCGCACCGCGGAGCAGGTCTTCGTGCCGCTCACCGTCGGCGGCGGCGTGCGCTCGGCGGAGGACGTGGACCGCCTCCTGCGCGCGGGAGCGGACAAGGTCGGCGTGAACACGGCCGCGATCGCCCGCCCGGAGCTCATCGCCGAGATCGCGGACCGCTTCGGCAGCCAGGTGCTGGTCCTGTCCGTCGACGCGCGGCGCACGACGGGCGACGTGCGCACCGACTCCGGCTACGAGGTCACGACCCACGGCGGGCGTCGGGGGACCGGGATCGACGCCGTGGAGTGGGCCGCGCGCGCTGCGGGGCTCGGGGCGGGCGAGATCCTCCTCAACTCGATGGACGCCGACGGGACGACCGCGGGCTTCGACCTCGAGATGCTCGCGGCGGTGCGCTCCGAGGTCCGGGTCCCGCTCGTCGCGAGCGGCGGGGCGGGGACGCCCGAGCACTTCGTGGCCGCCGCGCGCGCCGGGGCCGACGCGGTGCTGGCCGCGAGCGTCTTCCACTTCGGTGCCCTGACGGTCGCCCAGGTCAAGGACGCGATGCGCGCGCAGGGCGTCGAGGTGCGCTGA